Proteins encoded together in one Astyanax mexicanus isolate ESR-SI-001 chromosome 10, AstMex3_surface, whole genome shotgun sequence window:
- the LOC125804781 gene encoding uncharacterized protein LOC125804781 isoform X2: MYFCGVKDENTLNFITSALIDVTGYPQLNVSVDETPVPGSVSPADPVILQCSVLSEIRSAELRVFWFRSAAGSSFPEIIFTHHNSSQPGTHRCVYNFSPNITNNSHAHYCAMATCWRLLPYRSPADLKSAAELIPNQDLAAAERTYAAKQPRVTSGNSVHCELEYFMVTDMRV; the protein is encoded by the exons ATGTACTTCTGTGGAGTGAAAGATGAAAACACCTTGAACTTTATTACCAGCGCTTTAATAGACGTGACAG GATATCCTCAGCTAAACGTTTCAGTGGACGAGACTCCAGTACCGGGATCAGTTTCTCCAGCAGATCCGGTGATTCTACAGTGCTCAGTCCTCTCTGAgatcagatcagcagaactgagagtgttctggttcagatctgctgcaggatcatcctttcctgaaatcatcttcactcatcacaACAGCAGTCAGCCCGGAACACACCGCTGCGTTTACAACTTCTCCCCCAACATCACCAACAACAGCCACGCCCACTACTGCGCCATGGCCACCTGCTGGAGACTCCTACCATACAGATCACCTGCTGACCTCA AGTCAGCAGCAGAGCTAATCCCCAATCAG GACCTCGCTGCTGCAGAGCGGACCTACGCTGCCAAGCAGCCGAGAGTGACGAGTGGAAACAGCGTGCACTGTGAACTGGAATACTTTATGGTGACTGATATGAGAGTGTGA
- the LOC125804781 gene encoding uncharacterized protein LOC125804781 isoform X1, with translation MYFCGVKDENTLNFITSALIDVTGYPQLNVSVDETPVPGSVSPADPVILQCSVLSEIRSAELRVFWFRSAAGSSFPEIIFTHHNSSQPGTHRCVYNFSPNITNNSHAHYCAMATCWRLLPYRSPADLTKSAQNTVFYLWPALGVCITVIFAQILVICITTKCDHCSESAAELIPNQDLAAAERTYAAKQPRVTSGNSVHCELEYFMVTDMRV, from the exons ATGTACTTCTGTGGAGTGAAAGATGAAAACACCTTGAACTTTATTACCAGCGCTTTAATAGACGTGACAG GATATCCTCAGCTAAACGTTTCAGTGGACGAGACTCCAGTACCGGGATCAGTTTCTCCAGCAGATCCGGTGATTCTACAGTGCTCAGTCCTCTCTGAgatcagatcagcagaactgagagtgttctggttcagatctgctgcaggatcatcctttcctgaaatcatcttcactcatcacaACAGCAGTCAGCCCGGAACACACCGCTGCGTTTACAACTTCTCCCCCAACATCACCAACAACAGCCACGCCCACTACTGCGCCATGGCCACCTGCTGGAGACTCCTACCATACAGATCACCTGCTGACCTCA CCAAGTCTGCCCAGAACACTGTGTTCTACCTGTGGCCGGCACTGGGAGTGTGTATCACTGTGATCTTTGCTCAAATCCTTGTGATCTGCATAACAACAAAGTGTGACCACTGCAGCG AGTCAGCAGCAGAGCTAATCCCCAATCAG GACCTCGCTGCTGCAGAGCGGACCTACGCTGCCAAGCAGCCGAGAGTGACGAGTGGAAACAGCGTGCACTGTGAACTGGAATACTTTATGGTGACTGATATGAGAGTGTGA
- the LOC125804773 gene encoding uncharacterized protein LOC125804773 isoform X5 — protein sequence MARAGIIFLILYEICSAETVGNTEPSVVSVKVGESVTLNCTSALIDKSVAAYWFKYRLEHKPQEVGYRLKEKKESYNNFEKFELKEVGSGVSLSIKQVQKQDEGMYFCGSVEQNTVTFSTGTFLAVSDPSDISVLQTPALQSVPPGEAVNLQCTVLSEIRSAELRVFWIRSAAGSSFPEIIFTHHNSSSSSSSRQCEISSSKHSSVYNFSTNIPNNHHAATYYCAVETCGRIIVGNGTPVEIKQGDSSTGLLVVALGVFSGVCVVVICAQAIIILKLKRTGPCAGKLQPGAVVENAFNQVLFI from the exons ATGGCTCGAGCTGGGATTATATTCTTGATTCTCTATGAAATAT GTTCTGCTGAAACTGTAGGAAATACAGAACCGTCGGTTGTCTCAGTTAAAGTTGGAGAATCGGTTACTCTAAACTGCACATCTGCACTTATAGATAAGTCTGTAGCTGCATACTGGTTTAAGTACAGACTGGAGCACAAACCACAGGAAGTGGGATATAGGCTCAAAGAAAAGAAGGAGTCTtataataattttgaaaaatttgaGTTGAAGGAAGTTGGCAGTGGGGTTTCTCTCAGTATTAAACAGGTTCAGAAACAAGATGAAGGAATGTACTTCTGTGGATCGGTTGAACAGAACACTGTGACCTTTTCTACTGGAACTTTCTTAGCTGTGTCGG ATCCTTCAGACATCTCAGTTCTCCAGACTCCAGCACTGCAGTCGGTTCCTCCAGGAGAAGCAGTGAATCTTCAGTGTACGGTTCTCTCTGAgatcagatcagcagaactgagagtgttctggatcagatctgctgcaggatcatcctttcctgaaatcatcttcactcatcacaacagcagcagcagcagcagcagccgtcagtgtgAGATCAGCTCTTCTAAACACAGCAGTGTGTACAACTTCTCCACCAACATCCCCAACAACCACCATGCTGCAACTTACTACTGCGCTGTGGAGACCTGTGGAAGGATCATCGTTGGAAACGGGACACCAGTAGAAATAA AACAGGGGGACAGTTCTACAGGTTTACTGGTAGTCGCTCTCGGGGTGTTttcaggagtgtgtgtggttgtaaTCTGTGCTCAGGCCATCATCATTTTGAAGCTGAAGAGAACTGGGCCATGTGCTG GGAAACTTCAGCCGGGCGCTGTGGTGGAGAACGCTTTCAATCAGGTACTCTTCATATAG